The nucleotide window TTAATCATGTGTGCATTTGAATGTATTTCTGCTTTTTCAAAAAATGTTTTAAATGTTACTTTCTCTTTAATAAGTGTTTGCAATTTATTTTCATCAAAACCAGTAAACCATTCTATTACTTGATGAAATTCTTTTTTTGTTCTACCATTCTTTTCTAATCTGTTCCAATAAAGAGGGTAAATAGAAGCAAAAATCATATTTGCAACTTTTTCATTTTTTTCAGTTGTAACCTTCATTTTTTAAGATTTTAAATTGGTTTTAATAATAAGTAAAAGCACAATGCAAGATAATAGAAAATTATCTGATTTTTGAGGTGGTACTTAACCAAAATCTTGTGTTATAAATAGTTTATAATTCATATTTAAATAAAACTCTATGTTCATTTATTCCATCATAATTTTCAAAATATGAAATCCCATCTATTTCTTTATTTCCTTTTTGAATTGAAAAACCTAAACTTTTATGAAAATTAATCGAGAGTTTGTTTTTAATAGAGGTTACACATTCTATTTCTTTTAATTTTAAACATTTAGCCTCTTTAAAAAAGTGAGCATATAGTTTTTTCCCTAAATTGAGTTTCCTAAATTCTGGATTTACCCCAATAAAATGTACATAACCTAATTTTGGATTATCTTGAGATATAAAACCAATAATGAATCCTAATATTTGATTTTGATCTTTTACAATGAAACTTGTATTAGTAAAATATTTAAAAAATAGCCGAGGCAACATATCTGTCATCTTTCGGCCTCCCCACCAATTATTTAATTCATTTATTATAAAATTATAATCTTCAGGACTTATCTTAGATATTTTAGCATTCATAATTTTAATTATCTAGAACATATTCTTATAAAATTAATTGAGTTTTCAATGACTAAATTTAGTAAATATATTACAAAAAGAAAGTCACTGATACTTTTTTGTGAGATTAACTTTATACTGTATTTTTTAGCTTCCAAATAATCTCGTTTGACTCTTTTTTTATTTAGTATTTTAAAAATAAATAAAATTTTTACTTTTTTAAGTTCTGATTAGGGGGCAAAAAAGGAATTACATAATTAAAATATACTATTTTAAGTCAAAATTTTTTTACTATTTTTCAGAGTAACTTCTTAATTAGATACAATAATTTTGCTTAGTTACAAAAGGATTTTTTTTTCTCTAAAAGAACTCATTTAATTAATTATATTTTTTTAATATTTTGTAAAAGAATGTTTTTTATCAATAACAGCAATTTTCAGATTGTTATAAATTTCACCTCTTATTAAATTAGCCATATGAAATCAAATAATAATTTAGAAGATATTAATGGGTTAGATCCTGAGAATTGGGAAGAAATGAGAGAACTTGGTCATCAAATGATTGATGATATGATTTCTTTTTTAAAGAATATTCATCTTGAACCAAGTTGGAAAGAAATTCCAAAAGATACTAAAGCATATTTTAAAGAAGATTTACCTGTGGAACCTCAGAATTCTAAAAAGGTGTATCAAGATTTTAAACGGTATATATTACCATATCATAAAGGAAATATTCACCCGAGATTCTTTGCTTGGGTTCAAGGTTCAGGAACCCTTATGGGGGCTTATAGTGAGATGTTAGCTGCTGTTATGAATCCAAATGTAACTATTGGTGAGCATGCAGCAATGTATGTTGATGAGCAGGTAGTAAAATGGTGTAAGCAAATGCTTAATTACCCTAATTCTAGTTCTGGAATATTATTAAGTGGAGGATCTATGGCAAACATTACTGGATTAACTGTTGCAAGGAATGCTCATTCAAATTTAATTCGTGAACACGGTATTCAAAAGAATAGCAAAAAATTAGTAGTGTATTGTTCTGAAGAAACACATAGCTGTATTACTAAAGCAGCAGAAATAATAGGAATAGGGAATAAATTTGTTAGGAAGATTAAAACAAATTCAGAGTATGAAATGGATTGCGATAAACTTTTAGAACAGTTACTTTTAGATATAAAAGAAGGGCTACAACCATTTTGTATTGTTGCAACTACAGGTACAGTGAATACGGGTGCAATTGACCCTTTAGAAGATATTTATAACATTTGCAAAAAATATAATTTATGGCTTCATATTGATGGAGCTTATGGAGCCTTAGCTAAATTAGACCCCAATATAGCACCAAAACTTAAATATATCGAATTAGCAGATAGTGTTGCTTTTGATTTACACAAATGGCTTCATGTTCCTTATGAATTAGGATGCTTATTGGTGAAGGATGCTGATACTCATAGAAGCACTTTTGCTATAACACCAAACTATTTATTACAAACTGGAAGAGGATTAGCTGGAGGTTTAGATGCCATTAATAACTATGGTTTCGAATTATCGAGAAGCTTTAAGGCATTAAAAGTTTGGATGAGTTTAAAGGAAACCGGAATTAAAAAACATGCCCAATTAATTTCAAAAAATAATGAACAGGCAAAATATCTTGAAAGCAAAATACTTAAAAGTAATGAATTAGAAATATTAGCTCCTGTAACAATGAGTATTGTTTGTTTCAGATATTTCAATAAAAAATTAAGCATGGAGAAAATCAATAAATTAAATGAAGAAATCATCATTCAATTGCAAGAAAAAGGAATAGCTTCTCCATCCTCTACAATACTTAATGATAAGTATTGTATTAGGGTTTGTATCGTAAATCATAAAACTAAAAAAGAAGATTTAGATTTTTTAATAAGTGGAGTTATTCAACTTGGTTCTGAAATTTTAAAAAATAATTTCTAAGATTATTTTTTGTATAAGTGATTTTCTTTAAAACAAAGGAGGTTTTAGTTGTTGATTATCAGTGTATAACCTTGTTTTTTAAGTTTTGTTGTTTTATAATTTTGTTGTAACATTTTGCAATTTGTAATACAATTATTAAACTTAAATTATTTAAAAATGAAAACTTTAGAAAAGACAAAAGAAGGAATAATTAATGAAGGGTTATCTGAAGAATCTTTTGAAGGGGTAGAAGTAAATTCAGAAAATGAATTTACAGAATTTGATGAAAACAATAATGAAGAAGCTGCACTAGATGATTACCATGAAGTAAGTAATGAAAATGAAACTATACTTGGTGAGGATACCGATAGTGAAGAACCTTTTTTAGGAGGTAATTCAGAATTGAATGAAAATGTTATTGAAAATACTGAAGACGATACTTTAGAAAAAATAGAGGGCTATGATTATTCTGTTGTAGATTCTAAAGAAAATACACCTCAGAGCATAGAAGGGGAGGGATTAAATGCTTATTATGGTAGTTATGGTGATGCAGATTTAGCTGAGTTAATGAGAACTGAAAGTGGGCAAAAAATGGTTCAAGAAGTTGTTATTGGTAAAGATGATCGTAAAAAAATAAATGGAACTACAAAATACCCGTGGAGAGCTATTTGTTCTTTAAAAATTAAAGCTAAAGATGGAACTAGTTGGATAGGTACTGGTTTTTTTAATAGGACCAAGAACTGTAATTACTGCTGGACATGTTGTTTATATGCATAAACATGGTGGATGGGCAAAAAGTATAGAAGTAATACCTGGACGTAATGGAGCAAGTAAACCCTTTGGGTCATGTAAAACAAGTCATTTCCACTCTGTAAAAGGATGGACAAAAAGCAAAAAAAGAAGTAATGACTATGGAGCTATTATTTTACCAAAAAACTGTAAGTTTGGAAACAAAGTTGGTTATTTTGGCTATGCAAATTATAACTTTTTCAGTTTACTTGGTTTAAAAGTAAACTTATCAGGATATCCTGGAGATAAACCAGCAGGAACACAATGGTGGCATTGTAGAAGAATTAAATTAGTTACACCTAGAACTTTAGTGTATAATATTGATTCTGCAGGTGGACAAAGTGGCTCTCCAGTATGGAAATATAAAAATGGTAAAAGATATGTAGTTGGAATTCATACGAATGGATCTTCACTAGGAAATTCGGCTACAAGAATAACTTCAGCTGTTTATAAGAATCTTAAAAATTGGAAAAATAAGTATAAATAAAATAGTATTAAACTAATAAGGAGGCTGTCTAAAAGGGTGTTAATCGAATATAAAAATCTTTTTAGATAGCCTTATTTTTATTATGAATAAAGTTACAGGAACAATTGTAGATAAAATATCAAATAGTCCTATATATGAAGCAGTAATTCTATTAAATAATGTGAAATTTCCATCAAATGATATTGCCCAATTAAGTAATAAAAAGGGAATATTTAAATTGGTAAATTTAGAAGTAGGGGAGTATACTATTCAAGTAATAGCAGAATCATATAAAAGTGAAATTTTAAATTTCAAGTGTGAAATAAACAGTGAAATAAATCTTGAAATACTATTAGAAAGCAAAAAATAATAAATTTATTAGATCTAAATGTTGACATAAGTATTTATATTTTAAAGAATTCCTAAAGTTAATTTAGCTTCTTCACTAATCATTGATCTATTCCAATTTGGTTGCCAAGTTAATTCAACTTCCACTTTATTAATCAATTTTAATTCTTCTATTTTTCTTTTTACTAGTTGTGGTAATGTTTCAGCAACAGGGCAAGATGGTGATGTTAATGTCATTGAAACATGTACACTATTATTTTCATGAATAATAACATCATATATTAATCCTAATTCATAAACATCTACAGGTATTTCAGGATCAAAAACTTCTTTAATTTTTTTTATTATTTCGTTTTGTAATTGTTTATTTATTTCCATATTCTATTATTTAATTTTTCTTTTCAATTTCTAGTTTAAAACCATTACTCAATGCTATTATTCTTAACAAAGAGTAATGGTATTACTTTAAAAATTAGTTTATCTTTTTCCTTTTATAATTATATATAGTTTCTGAGATGGTAAACCAACAGAAGTAATATATACCAATAGAGAAAATAATATCACCTATCATGCGTAACCATTTTAAAGTTTGAACAACAGGAGAGTATAATAATTCAGCATCTCTTGCAAATGAATAACCTTGAGTAATTGATATATAAGCTTGAATTATACCAATAGGCAGTAAACTAAATAGAACCATAGCAATTAAGCCAATATTTAAAAACCAAAAAGCTCTTTTTAATTTTTTACTTTCCCAAGTTCTATTAGAATAAAATCGTAAGCAAATTATAATGAACCCCATACCTAACATTCCATAAACACCAAATAAAGCAGTATGTGCATGAACAGCAGTTGTATTTAATCCTTGAATATAGTACAATGCGATTGGAGGATTAATAAGAAATCCAAACACACCAGCACCTATAAAGTTCCAAAATGATACAGCTATAAAAAAGAAGATAGGCCATTTATATTTTTGCATCCATGGCTTACTTTTTAAAAGTGTCCAACTCTCTTTTATTTCAAAACCCATAAGGGTTAGTGGAACAACTTCTAAAGCACTAAATGTTGCTCCTAAAGCAATTGCTTGAACTGGAGTTCCTGAATAATATAAATGATGTAAGGTTCCTATTATACCTCCGGCTAAAAATATGGTTGCAGAAGCAATAGAAACTCTTCCAGCTGTTCTTGCAGAAATTATTTCCATTTTTGAAAAAATAAAAGCAATAACAACTGTTGCAAAAACTTCGAAAAAACCTTCAACCCATAAATGAACTAGCCACCATCTCCAATAGTTAATAACAGGTAAACTACTATTTTCTCCATACATTAGTCCTGAGAAAAAGAACATCCCAATTGCAACTACTGATATTAATAAAATTGTAAGTAATTGTTTAGAAGCATCATTTTTACGAATAGCATAAACAATATGCCTCCCAACCATAAACACCCATAGTATTAAACCTATACCTAAAAATAGTTGCCAAAATCTACCTAAGTCCATGTATTCATAACCTTGATGACCAAAGAAAAAATTAGTTGTTAAATCTAAAAATTGATGAACTCCTAACCATTCTCCTAACATAGATCCCAAAACAATAATTAATAGCGCAACAAATAAAAAGTTTATTCCAAAAACCTGATACTTAAATTCTTTTCCAGAAATCATGGGAGCTAAGAATAAACCTGTAGATAACCAAGTTGCAGCTATCCAAAATACAGCTAATTGGGTATGCCAAGTTCTAGTTATAGAATAAGGTAAAAAACTAGCTAAGTCAATACCAAAAAAGGCTTGTCCTTCTACTGTGTAATGAACTGTTATAATACCTAAAACAACTTGTAAACCAATTAATAATGAAATTACAATAAAATATTTTAAAATTGCTTTTTGTGAGCGTACTAATTTCATTCCTGTCAAAGGATCAGTATTCGGTTTAGTTATTACATCACCTTTTTCATGATTTCTTAAATAATAAAAAGTTAAGATTCCTATAAAAAGAAGTAACAATACAATTGATAACCCTGACCATATAACTGAATCTTTTGTAATGACATTGTCTATTAAAGGTTCGTGAGGCCAATTAGAGGTATATGTATAATCTTTATTAGGTCTATTAGTACTCGCCGCCCAAGAAGTCCAAAATAGAAAAGCATTTAATTGTTCTAATTTAACAGAGTCAGTTAAAGCTCCTTTAGGTATAGCATATTCTTCTTTACCATCAGAAAAAATAGATGTATAATGTTTTACATTAGATTTAATAGCTGCTAATCTTTCTTTTGATATTGTAATTATATTAGTACTAGCATTAAATGTATTGGTTTTAATATCATTGATTAAACGTGCTTTAATAGCTGCTTTTCTTTCTACATTCAAGCTGTCATATGGTACTTGAAATTCTGTCTTTGACCAATGATTTAGTAAATATATAGCTTCTTTATGTATCCAATCTGCTGTCCAGTCAGGAGCTACATAACTACCATGTCCCCAGATAGAACCAACTTCCATTCCTCCAATAGATTCCCAAACATTTTGCCCTGTTTGAATGTCTTCTTTTGTGTAAATAATTTCTCCAGAATTTTTTATAACAACCTTTTCTGGAATAGGCGGTTGTGTTTGATATACTTCAGTTCCTACCCAAATTAACGCTATAAACGAAAGGGTTACAACACTTATAAATGCGATCCAAGTTTTTCTCATGGTTTCTATTAATTTTGTAGAGTTTTTTCTAATTCTACTCCTTTTTTAAATAATATGTTATTTTCTAAATGAATGTGTTTATGTAAATCTTCTTCAAATTCTTGTAATAATTGATAGGTTACTTTATATGTATTACAGGCATCTACAGGAGGAGAGTAATTATTACTTGATTCAGCAATTTTTCTAAATCGATGCCCTTCATTATCATGCTCTTTATGCATCATTGCTATCGGACTTTTTATACTATCAAACTGATTACTAGAAATAGTCGACTTGTTTTTACTAGCTTCAACTAATTTTTTGAAATAAGGGAATAGAATTAATTCCTCTTTTTTCATATGCATTGTTAAATCGTTAGCACTTTCAGTAAACAATTTATATATTTCAAATAGTTCAGGGTGACATATACCATGAACTTTACATAATTTATCAAGATACAATTTTAATTCTGGTATCGTTTTTTCTATGTATTTATGGTGTTTGTTGTAAATATAATCTGAAAGAAAATCTATATCCCAAGATTGGTAATTGTTGGTATCAACTTCTGTGTTGAAACAATTATTTAATTTGTTTATTAGTATATTTTCATTAATATTTTTGGTATTGCAAACAGTTTCTATACTTCTATTACCATTGCAGCAAAAATCTATACCATATGATTTAAAAATAGTAGCTGATTTGTAATTTTCTGCAACAATAGTACTTATTAAAGTGTTTTTATTAATATTCATTACTTTATGTTTTAAATGTAATTAATGATTTTAATGAAGGATATTTTGTTGTAAGTCATTGTTTTTTTGATTTTAAAAAAAGGGTAAGAGTTCCCAATAAGCTCTTTTACTCGTGCTTTTATGATATTTAATAAGATGTTGGGTTTATTGTTTGTTTATGAATTAAAAACAGTATTTAATTCATTTATTCATTCATTTTGTACAGTTAATTTCTTTAATAATTTAATTCCAAACATGAAAAGGCAAACTATTTTTATTACTTCTAATAAAATATATATTAAGTGAGCATTACTTTTACTTATAGTAATGCCTTGAATGATTTTCTCCGCTCGTTCATTTAAAATAGGTAGTAACCAAGTTGTTTGTATCAAAATTATTGCAACTACTATTAGAAATGAATAGTGAATTAGTTTACTCTCTTTATTGTATAATGATATAATATGTACTGATATACTTATTAGAAATATAATTTCCATAATATTTAAGGCCCTAAAAACTAATTGTCCAATACCTAAACCAAGTTCAGTAGTCATGTTTGGTGCTTGAAATTTTAACCAAGACTCCATAAAACTTATGGCGCCTACAAAACCAATCCATATAAATGTTATAACTATAATTTTTTTCATAAAATATATTCGGATCTTTTTATCTTTTTTGAAATTGTTTTTTTATCTTTTTAAAAAAAATGTATCAATATTCATATCATTAACTAGCATTAATAATGTGGTATTGTTTAACATTGATTTAAGTTTATTTCTAACTTCAATGAATTGAAAATGTAAGGGGCATGGTGATTTATCATTACACTCTTTTAAACCTAAACCACAACTAGTAAAAATAGAATCTCCATCTAAAACCTTTACAACGTCGCTCAACTTTATAGTATTCATTTTAAAATCTTCTATAACGAAACCTCCATATGGGCCTTTAATAGATTTTACTATATCTTTTCTAGTAAGCTGCTGTAATACTTTGGCTGTAAATGCTTGTGGAGAATCTATAGCACTTGATATAGTTGATAAACTCACTTTGATATCTTGAGCACTTTGTTGAGCAATAAAAATTATAGCCCTTAATCCATATTCACATGATTTTGAAAACATCTATTTAAATATTATACGGCAAAGTTAGTATATAATTTCATAAGAGACAAATTTATCCTTTATAAAAAAAAGCTTTATTTTTGAAGTGAAAATTATTTATAAATTATAATTGAAACTAAGCAATATAAATATTAAATAGATTTTTTAAAAGAGAGTATATATTTTAGCGTATTATGCGAAATAAATATTTAAATAATTTAAAACTTGCTATAATTCAATATGAAAACACTAGAAAATCAAAAATATAATTTTAAAAGAAAATTGTTTTGGAGGTTTATATTTTTATATATAATTCTTTATATTTTTCCTTATGGATTTGAATATATAAATGAGTTAAATCCTGAAAATATTTCCTTTTGGAAAGGAATTACTATTTGGTTTGGACAAACGTTTTTAGGTTGGGAATTTTATATTAATAATTTGCAAAATGGCTTTGATTCAAAATATGATTATTCAAGGTTTCTATTAATCGTATCCATTTCAGCAACAGGCTCTGTAATTTGGCTTTTTATAGATTCAAAAATAAAATATTCATACACAAATAAACTAAAAGTTTTATTACAAACTATTCTTAGATATCATATAGGTTTAACTTTAATTCTTTATGGCTTAGCTAAAGTGTTTTTATTGCAATTTGGTTCTTTAGATATTAATGATTTAGAAAATAATCTTGGAAATCAAAGTGGAATGGGTTTTTTATGGAAGTTCATGAGTTATTCTGATTTCTATTCAATAAGTACAGGGTTGATAGAGGTTATAGGTGGTGTTTTAGTATTATTTAGAAGAACAACTTTTATTGGGGCTTTTATTTTATTTATAGCCATGGTAAATGTAGTACTTGTTGATATAGGATATGATGTTAGTGTTAAAATGTTTGCTATTCATTTATTATTAATGACTGTTCTTTTAATTTTTGATAATTTAAAACAGCTAATTAATTTTTTCATCACCAATAAACCAACAATACCATATAATTTTGCTCCCCTTTTTAATTCAAAAAAAATTAGATATGGTTTGAAAGGAATTATTTTAATATATTTTATAATATCATTTAGAAATAGTTTTAAAGAAAGAATAAGGACTGAGAAGAACCCAAATAATATAGAAATGACTGGAATATATGATATTGATATTTTTATAAAAAATAGAGATACTATAAATAGTTTAAATGGTGATAGATTAGAATGGAAAACTATGAGGCTAAATTGTAATAAATATTACCCTAAACATGTTGTAATAAAAAATAGTGATGGTCAAACACAATGGTTTAAATTTGAAGAAAATGTACTAGATAAAACAATAACTTTTAAACCTATTGAAAATGCTTCAGGAAGTGATTATTTATTTTTTTATAAAAAAACAGGTAAAAATAAATTTACTTTTTCTGGAATTTATAAAGGTGATACTTTATCGTTTTCAGCTAAATCAAAAACTTTAAAAGATTATTTACTTACTAAAAATGAAACACAATGGATTAGAGATTTAGAATAAATATCTACTTAAATAGTATAAAAAAAACACCAATAAAAGAGTTACATTTACTAAGATTTTATTGGTGTTTTTTGTTAGAAATTAAAAACTAAATTTATTGAATTAAAACAAGTTTCTGACCAATTTTCAAGGTGCTTGATTTTCTAATTGAATTTGTTTTACAAATTGAAGTTATAGATATTCGATGTTTACTTGAAATTTTTGAAAGAGTATCTCCTTTTTTTATAACATATACTTGTTTTGTCTTTTTACTCTTTTTAATAGCCTCTTCATAGGTGTTACAAATCAAAATAGAACTTTGCCTTTTTGAATTATGTATATATGGAGTTACCCAATTTTTAGTTACCCATATGTTTTGAGATCGTATGTTGTTTTTTTCATTAAAAGAAAATAAATATTCAGGATATATATAAGTTCCTTTAAAACTAACTTCAAGGTGAAGATGGCTACCTCTTGCATTTCCAGTTGTACCTCCTTTACCTATTATTTGCCCTTTAACAACTGTATCATTTACTTTTACTAATTGTTTAGATAAATGAGAATAAGATGTTTCTAATCCATTATAATGCCTTACAACTACAACTTTTCCATGTCCTGAATGGTAATTTACATAACGTACTTTTCCATCAAGCATCACCTTAACATCATCACCAGTTACTAAGTCGATATCAATTCCTTTATGAGCTCTTCTTCTTCGCCATCCATAACGAGAAGTTATAACTTTTTTTCTATCAATAGGAGAAGAATAAAGGCTGTCCTTAAAAACTATATTAAAAGGATATTTTTTAATCTTAATTTTATAAGGGTTATAAGTAGATGTATCCCAATTCTCTTCCATAAATGAATTTGATATACTATCTTTTACTATGTTTTTAAAGTTTAATATTGAATCTATATTATATTCAAAAATTTGATGAATTTGTCCATAATTATTTGTGCTTAGAAACAGTATTAAAAAGAATGCAAATAATGATTTCATATATTTTTATTAACGTAGTTATAAGGTTCTATTTATGAATAGAACCAATGGTTTGATTAAAACTTTTATTTAAATACAGGTAATAATGATTTAAATAGAAAAATTATTTAATAAAATTTAATGGGTTTAAACGTTTACCATTTTGTTTTACTTCATAATGTAAGTGTGGACCTAATGAACGTCCTGTGTTTCCTACAAAACCTATAATATCTCCTTTTTTTACTTTTTGATTTTTAATAACATTAAAATCATTTAAGTGTGCATACCATGTTTCGTAACCATTGGCATGTGTAATTATAATTAAGTTCCCCCAAGCATTTTCAAGAGAGGC belongs to Tenacibaculum sp. MAR_2010_89 and includes:
- a CDS encoding DUF2200 domain-containing protein; this translates as MKVTTEKNEKVANMIFASIYPLYWNRLEKNGRTKKEFHQVIEWFTGFDENKLQTLIKEKVTFKTFFEKAEIHSNAHMIKGVVCGYRIEEIDDQFKVYKQCRRMEKLIDELAKGRKMEKILRK
- a CDS encoding GNAT family N-acetyltransferase, which translates into the protein MNAKISKISPEDYNFIINELNNWWGGRKMTDMLPRLFFKYFTNTSFIVKDQNQILGFIIGFISQDNPKLGYVHFIGVNPEFRKLNLGKKLYAHFFKEAKCLKLKEIECVTSIKNKLSINFHKSLGFSIQKGNKEIDGISYFENYDGINEHRVLFKYEL
- a CDS encoding aminotransferase class V-fold PLP-dependent enzyme → MKSNNNLEDINGLDPENWEEMRELGHQMIDDMISFLKNIHLEPSWKEIPKDTKAYFKEDLPVEPQNSKKVYQDFKRYILPYHKGNIHPRFFAWVQGSGTLMGAYSEMLAAVMNPNVTIGEHAAMYVDEQVVKWCKQMLNYPNSSSGILLSGGSMANITGLTVARNAHSNLIREHGIQKNSKKLVVYCSEETHSCITKAAEIIGIGNKFVRKIKTNSEYEMDCDKLLEQLLLDIKEGLQPFCIVATTGTVNTGAIDPLEDIYNICKKYNLWLHIDGAYGALAKLDPNIAPKLKYIELADSVAFDLHKWLHVPYELGCLLVKDADTHRSTFAITPNYLLQTGRGLAGGLDAINNYGFELSRSFKALKVWMSLKETGIKKHAQLISKNNEQAKYLESKILKSNELEILAPVTMSIVCFRYFNKKLSMEKINKLNEEIIIQLQEKGIASPSSTILNDKYCIRVCIVNHKTKKEDLDFLISGVIQLGSEILKNNF
- a CDS encoding serine protease is translated as MHKHGGWAKSIEVIPGRNGASKPFGSCKTSHFHSVKGWTKSKKRSNDYGAIILPKNCKFGNKVGYFGYANYNFFSLLGLKVNLSGYPGDKPAGTQWWHCRRIKLVTPRTLVYNIDSAGGQSGSPVWKYKNGKRYVVGIHTNGSSLGNSATRITSAVYKNLKNWKNKYK
- a CDS encoding carboxypeptidase-like regulatory domain-containing protein, with translation MNKVTGTIVDKISNSPIYEAVILLNNVKFPSNDIAQLSNKKGIFKLVNLEVGEYTIQVIAESYKSEILNFKCEINSEINLEILLESKK
- a CDS encoding iron-sulfur cluster assembly protein, yielding MEINKQLQNEIIKKIKEVFDPEIPVDVYELGLIYDVIIHENNSVHVSMTLTSPSCPVAETLPQLVKRKIEELKLINKVEVELTWQPNWNRSMISEEAKLTLGIL
- a CDS encoding nitric-oxide reductase large subunit — protein: MRKTWIAFISVVTLSFIALIWVGTEVYQTQPPIPEKVVIKNSGEIIYTKEDIQTGQNVWESIGGMEVGSIWGHGSYVAPDWTADWIHKEAIYLLNHWSKTEFQVPYDSLNVERKAAIKARLINDIKTNTFNASTNIITISKERLAAIKSNVKHYTSIFSDGKEEYAIPKGALTDSVKLEQLNAFLFWTSWAASTNRPNKDYTYTSNWPHEPLIDNVITKDSVIWSGLSIVLLLLFIGILTFYYLRNHEKGDVITKPNTDPLTGMKLVRSQKAILKYFIVISLLIGLQVVLGIITVHYTVEGQAFFGIDLASFLPYSITRTWHTQLAVFWIAATWLSTGLFLAPMISGKEFKYQVFGINFLFVALLIIVLGSMLGEWLGVHQFLDLTTNFFFGHQGYEYMDLGRFWQLFLGIGLILWVFMVGRHIVYAIRKNDASKQLLTILLISVVAIGMFFFSGLMYGENSSLPVINYWRWWLVHLWVEGFFEVFATVVIAFIFSKMEIISARTAGRVSIASATIFLAGGIIGTLHHLYYSGTPVQAIALGATFSALEVVPLTLMGFEIKESWTLLKSKPWMQKYKWPIFFFIAVSFWNFIGAGVFGFLINPPIALYYIQGLNTTAVHAHTALFGVYGMLGMGFIIICLRFYSNRTWESKKLKRAFWFLNIGLIAMVLFSLLPIGIIQAYISITQGYSFARDAELLYSPVVQTLKWLRMIGDIIFSIGIYYFCWFTISETIYNYKRKKIN
- the ric gene encoding iron-sulfur cluster repair di-iron protein, producing the protein MNINKNTLISTIVAENYKSATIFKSYGIDFCCNGNRSIETVCNTKNINENILINKLNNCFNTEVDTNNYQSWDIDFLSDYIYNKHHKYIEKTIPELKLYLDKLCKVHGICHPELFEIYKLFTESANDLTMHMKKEELILFPYFKKLVEASKNKSTISSNQFDSIKSPIAMMHKEHDNEGHRFRKIAESSNNYSPPVDACNTYKVTYQLLQEFEEDLHKHIHLENNILFKKGVELEKTLQN
- a CDS encoding Rrf2 family transcriptional regulator, producing the protein MFSKSCEYGLRAIIFIAQQSAQDIKVSLSTISSAIDSPQAFTAKVLQQLTRKDIVKSIKGPYGGFVIEDFKMNTIKLSDVVKVLDGDSIFTSCGLGLKECNDKSPCPLHFQFIEVRNKLKSMLNNTTLLMLVNDMNIDTFFLKR
- a CDS encoding DoxX family protein, whose translation is MKTLENQKYNFKRKLFWRFIFLYIILYIFPYGFEYINELNPENISFWKGITIWFGQTFLGWEFYINNLQNGFDSKYDYSRFLLIVSISATGSVIWLFIDSKIKYSYTNKLKVLLQTILRYHIGLTLILYGLAKVFLLQFGSLDINDLENNLGNQSGMGFLWKFMSYSDFYSISTGLIEVIGGVLVLFRRTTFIGAFILFIAMVNVVLVDIGYDVSVKMFAIHLLLMTVLLIFDNLKQLINFFITNKPTIPYNFAPLFNSKKIRYGLKGIILIYFIISFRNSFKERIRTEKNPNNIEMTGIYDIDIFIKNRDTINSLNGDRLEWKTMRLNCNKYYPKHVVIKNSDGQTQWFKFEENVLDKTITFKPIENASGSDYLFFYKKTGKNKFTFSGIYKGDTLSFSAKSKTLKDYLLTKNETQWIRDLE
- a CDS encoding M23 family metallopeptidase, whose protein sequence is MKSLFAFFLILFLSTNNYGQIHQIFEYNIDSILNFKNIVKDSISNSFMEENWDTSTYNPYKIKIKKYPFNIVFKDSLYSSPIDRKKVITSRYGWRRRRAHKGIDIDLVTGDDVKVMLDGKVRYVNYHSGHGKVVVVRHYNGLETSYSHLSKQLVKVNDTVVKGQIIGKGGTTGNARGSHLHLEVSFKGTYIYPEYLFSFNEKNNIRSQNIWVTKNWVTPYIHNSKRQSSILICNTYEEAIKKSKKTKQVYVIKKGDTLSKISSKHRISITSICKTNSIRKSSTLKIGQKLVLIQ